From Corvus moneduloides isolate bCorMon1 chromosome 4, bCorMon1.pri, whole genome shotgun sequence, one genomic window encodes:
- the IRF5 gene encoding interferon regulatory factor 5 isoform X3 produces the protein MQIYAKCHGPPPAGAPQALAGGPGEQPALPGAPLARPRAPTLRHPLGTRHQEPPGGTPGPRHHLQGGGCRALTPPQAWAQETGRFRAGDPPDPPRWKATLRCALNKSREFRLLLDGPRGSPAQPFRVYELCEEPPGGAEGGDEDDYGCSGEEDVSQLQKMTSLSIDDTQHRGDLLPPYPWSKEEAPTFASCCPSGRPFGPPPPALLQGEVGGTHGAPELLPSALAETGPPLGPPGPSSSCPVAPTEHLIPDLLVSPHMLPLTDLELKFQYRGRQVCALTVSNPHGCRLFHSSLEPTREQEELFGPLTLEQVPFPAPDTIPNEKQRFYTHQLLDVLDRGLILELQGQDLFALRLCQCKVFWTGPCASPQPGPNPIQRERRTKLFSLEGFLNGLIQFQKGQTPTPPPFEIFLCFGEEWPDQKPKEKKLITVQVVPVAARLLLEMFSGELSWSADSIPLQISHPDLKDRMVEQFKELHQLWQSHQRLPPAQPPPGPSAGAWALPPGPLPH, from the exons ATGCAAATATATGCAAAGT GCCATGGACCCCCCCCGGCGGGTGCGCCTCAAGCCCTGGCTGGTGGCCCAGGTGAGCAGCCGGCGCTTCCCGGGGCTCCGCTGGCTCGACCCCGAGCGCCGACGCTTCGTCATCCCCTGGGGACACGCCACCAGGAACCCCCCGGGGGGACCCCAGGACCACGACACCATCTTCAAG GCGGGGGGTGCCGGGCGCTGACACCCCCGCAGGCGTGGGCGCAGGAGACGGGCCGGTTCCGGGCCGGGGACCCGCCGGACCCGCCGCGCTGGAAAGCCACGCTGCGCTGCGCCCTCAACAAGAGCCGCGAGTTCCGGCTGCTGCTGGACGGGCCCCGCGGCTCCCCGGCCCAACCCTTCCGCGTGTACGAGCTCTGCGAGGAGCCCCCCGGGGGCGCAG AGGGGGGGGATGAGGATGACTATGGCTGCAGCGGGGAGGAAGACGTCAGCCAG ctccagaagaTGACATCCCTGAGCATCGATG ACACGCAGCACAGGGGGGACCTGCTGCCCCCCTACCCCTGGTCCAAGGAGGAGGCCCCCACCtttgccagctgctgcccctcGGGAAGGCCCTTTGGGCCTCCCCCCCCAGCGCTGCTgcagggggaggtggggggcACCCATGGGgcccctgagctgctccccagTGCCCTCGCTGAGACGGGGCCCCCCCTGGGCCCCCCGGGACCCTCGTCCTCCTGCCCAGTGGCACCGACAGAGCACCTGATCCCTGACCTGCTCGTCAGCCCCCACATGCTGCCAC TGACTGACCTGGAGCTGAAGTTCCAGTACCGGGGCCGCCAGGTCTGCGCCCTCACCGTGAGCAACCCCCACGGCTGTCGGCTGttccacagcagcctggagccCACGCGCGAGCAGGAGGAGCTCTTCGGGCCCCTGACGCTGGAGCAGgtgcccttccctgctcccgACACCATTCCCAACGAGAAGCAGCGCTTCTACACCCACCAGCTGCTGGACGTGCTGGACCGAGGGCTCATCCTGGAGCTCCAGGGCCAGGATCTCTTCGCCCTCCGGCTCTGCCAGTGCAAGGTCTTCTGGACGGGGCCCTGTGCTTCTCCCCAGCCCGGCCCTAACCCCAttcagagggagaggaggaccAAGCTCTTCAGCCTCGAGGGCTTCCTCAACG GCCTCATCCAGTTCCAGAAGGGGCAGACCCCCACCCCGCCCCCCTTTGAGATCTTCCTCTGCTTTGGTGAGGAGTGGCCGGACCAGAAGCCCAAGGAGAAGAAGCTGATCACGGTGCAG GTGGTGCCGGTGGCGGcgcggctgctgctggagatgttCTCCGGGGAGCTGTCCTGGTCGGCCGACAGCATCCCGCTGCAGATCTCCCACCCCGACCTCAAGGACAGGATGGTGGAGCAGTTCAAGGAGCTGcaccagctctggcagagccaCCAGCGGCTGCCGCCAGCgcagcccccgcccggcccctcCGCGGGTGCCTGGGCGCTGCCCCCCGGCCCCCTGCCCCActga
- the IRF5 gene encoding interferon regulatory factor 5 isoform X2: MLRWPGRALGTRGDSAPSAMDPPRRVRLKPWLVAQVSSRRFPGLRWLDPERRRFVIPWGHATRNPPGGPQDHDTIFKAWAQETGRFRAGDPPDPPRWKATLRCALNKSREFRLLLDGPRGSPAQPFRVYELCEEPPGGAEGGDEDDYGCSGEEDVSQLQKMTSLSIDDTQHRGDLLPPYPWSKEEAPTFASCCPSGRPFGPPPPALLQGEVGGTHGAPELLPSALAETGPPLGPPGPSSSCPVAPTEHLIPDLLVSPHMLPLTDLELKFQYRGRQVCALTVSNPHGCRLFHSSLEPTREQEELFGPLTLEQVPFPAPDTIPNEKQRFYTHQLLDVLDRGLILELQGQDLFALRLCQCKVFWTGPCASPQPGPNPIQRERRTKLFSLEGFLNGLIQFQKGQTPTPPPFEIFLCFGEEWPDQKPKEKKLITVQVVPVAARLLLEMFSGELSWSADSIPLQISHPDLKDRMVEQFKELHQLWQSHQRLPPAQPPPGPSAGAWALPPGPLPH, from the exons ATGCTGAGGTGGCCGGGAAGAGCCTtggggacacgcggggacagTGCCCCGTCC GCCATGGACCCCCCCCGGCGGGTGCGCCTCAAGCCCTGGCTGGTGGCCCAGGTGAGCAGCCGGCGCTTCCCGGGGCTCCGCTGGCTCGACCCCGAGCGCCGACGCTTCGTCATCCCCTGGGGACACGCCACCAGGAACCCCCCGGGGGGACCCCAGGACCACGACACCATCTTCAAG GCGTGGGCGCAGGAGACGGGCCGGTTCCGGGCCGGGGACCCGCCGGACCCGCCGCGCTGGAAAGCCACGCTGCGCTGCGCCCTCAACAAGAGCCGCGAGTTCCGGCTGCTGCTGGACGGGCCCCGCGGCTCCCCGGCCCAACCCTTCCGCGTGTACGAGCTCTGCGAGGAGCCCCCCGGGGGCGCAG AGGGGGGGGATGAGGATGACTATGGCTGCAGCGGGGAGGAAGACGTCAGCCAG ctccagaagaTGACATCCCTGAGCATCGATG ACACGCAGCACAGGGGGGACCTGCTGCCCCCCTACCCCTGGTCCAAGGAGGAGGCCCCCACCtttgccagctgctgcccctcGGGAAGGCCCTTTGGGCCTCCCCCCCCAGCGCTGCTgcagggggaggtggggggcACCCATGGGgcccctgagctgctccccagTGCCCTCGCTGAGACGGGGCCCCCCCTGGGCCCCCCGGGACCCTCGTCCTCCTGCCCAGTGGCACCGACAGAGCACCTGATCCCTGACCTGCTCGTCAGCCCCCACATGCTGCCAC TGACTGACCTGGAGCTGAAGTTCCAGTACCGGGGCCGCCAGGTCTGCGCCCTCACCGTGAGCAACCCCCACGGCTGTCGGCTGttccacagcagcctggagccCACGCGCGAGCAGGAGGAGCTCTTCGGGCCCCTGACGCTGGAGCAGgtgcccttccctgctcccgACACCATTCCCAACGAGAAGCAGCGCTTCTACACCCACCAGCTGCTGGACGTGCTGGACCGAGGGCTCATCCTGGAGCTCCAGGGCCAGGATCTCTTCGCCCTCCGGCTCTGCCAGTGCAAGGTCTTCTGGACGGGGCCCTGTGCTTCTCCCCAGCCCGGCCCTAACCCCAttcagagggagaggaggaccAAGCTCTTCAGCCTCGAGGGCTTCCTCAACG GCCTCATCCAGTTCCAGAAGGGGCAGACCCCCACCCCGCCCCCCTTTGAGATCTTCCTCTGCTTTGGTGAGGAGTGGCCGGACCAGAAGCCCAAGGAGAAGAAGCTGATCACGGTGCAG GTGGTGCCGGTGGCGGcgcggctgctgctggagatgttCTCCGGGGAGCTGTCCTGGTCGGCCGACAGCATCCCGCTGCAGATCTCCCACCCCGACCTCAAGGACAGGATGGTGGAGCAGTTCAAGGAGCTGcaccagctctggcagagccaCCAGCGGCTGCCGCCAGCgcagcccccgcccggcccctcCGCGGGTGCCTGGGCGCTGCCCCCCGGCCCCCTGCCCCActga
- the IRF5 gene encoding interferon regulatory factor 5 isoform X4, producing the protein MDPPRRVRLKPWLVAQVSSRRFPGLRWLDPERRRFVIPWGHATRNPPGGPQDHDTIFKAWAQETGRFRAGDPPDPPRWKATLRCALNKSREFRLLLDGPRGSPAQPFRVYELCEEPPGGAEGGDEDDYGCSGEEDVSQLQKMTSLSIDDTQHRGDLLPPYPWSKEEAPTFASCCPSGRPFGPPPPALLQGEVGGTHGAPELLPSALAETGPPLGPPGPSSSCPVAPTEHLIPDLLVSPHMLPLTDLELKFQYRGRQVCALTVSNPHGCRLFHSSLEPTREQEELFGPLTLEQVPFPAPDTIPNEKQRFYTHQLLDVLDRGLILELQGQDLFALRLCQCKVFWTGPCASPQPGPNPIQRERRTKLFSLEGFLNGLIQFQKGQTPTPPPFEIFLCFGEEWPDQKPKEKKLITVQVVPVAARLLLEMFSGELSWSADSIPLQISHPDLKDRMVEQFKELHQLWQSHQRLPPAQPPPGPSAGAWALPPGPLPH; encoded by the exons ATGGACCCCCCCCGGCGGGTGCGCCTCAAGCCCTGGCTGGTGGCCCAGGTGAGCAGCCGGCGCTTCCCGGGGCTCCGCTGGCTCGACCCCGAGCGCCGACGCTTCGTCATCCCCTGGGGACACGCCACCAGGAACCCCCCGGGGGGACCCCAGGACCACGACACCATCTTCAAG GCGTGGGCGCAGGAGACGGGCCGGTTCCGGGCCGGGGACCCGCCGGACCCGCCGCGCTGGAAAGCCACGCTGCGCTGCGCCCTCAACAAGAGCCGCGAGTTCCGGCTGCTGCTGGACGGGCCCCGCGGCTCCCCGGCCCAACCCTTCCGCGTGTACGAGCTCTGCGAGGAGCCCCCCGGGGGCGCAG AGGGGGGGGATGAGGATGACTATGGCTGCAGCGGGGAGGAAGACGTCAGCCAG ctccagaagaTGACATCCCTGAGCATCGATG ACACGCAGCACAGGGGGGACCTGCTGCCCCCCTACCCCTGGTCCAAGGAGGAGGCCCCCACCtttgccagctgctgcccctcGGGAAGGCCCTTTGGGCCTCCCCCCCCAGCGCTGCTgcagggggaggtggggggcACCCATGGGgcccctgagctgctccccagTGCCCTCGCTGAGACGGGGCCCCCCCTGGGCCCCCCGGGACCCTCGTCCTCCTGCCCAGTGGCACCGACAGAGCACCTGATCCCTGACCTGCTCGTCAGCCCCCACATGCTGCCAC TGACTGACCTGGAGCTGAAGTTCCAGTACCGGGGCCGCCAGGTCTGCGCCCTCACCGTGAGCAACCCCCACGGCTGTCGGCTGttccacagcagcctggagccCACGCGCGAGCAGGAGGAGCTCTTCGGGCCCCTGACGCTGGAGCAGgtgcccttccctgctcccgACACCATTCCCAACGAGAAGCAGCGCTTCTACACCCACCAGCTGCTGGACGTGCTGGACCGAGGGCTCATCCTGGAGCTCCAGGGCCAGGATCTCTTCGCCCTCCGGCTCTGCCAGTGCAAGGTCTTCTGGACGGGGCCCTGTGCTTCTCCCCAGCCCGGCCCTAACCCCAttcagagggagaggaggaccAAGCTCTTCAGCCTCGAGGGCTTCCTCAACG GCCTCATCCAGTTCCAGAAGGGGCAGACCCCCACCCCGCCCCCCTTTGAGATCTTCCTCTGCTTTGGTGAGGAGTGGCCGGACCAGAAGCCCAAGGAGAAGAAGCTGATCACGGTGCAG GTGGTGCCGGTGGCGGcgcggctgctgctggagatgttCTCCGGGGAGCTGTCCTGGTCGGCCGACAGCATCCCGCTGCAGATCTCCCACCCCGACCTCAAGGACAGGATGGTGGAGCAGTTCAAGGAGCTGcaccagctctggcagagccaCCAGCGGCTGCCGCCAGCgcagcccccgcccggcccctcCGCGGGTGCCTGGGCGCTGCCCCCCGGCCCCCTGCCCCActga
- the IRF5 gene encoding interferon regulatory factor 5 isoform X1 yields MTASATNQSSQRDSAVPAHRGDPRASRGERDGHRVCKYMQSAMDPPRRVRLKPWLVAQVSSRRFPGLRWLDPERRRFVIPWGHATRNPPGGPQDHDTIFKAWAQETGRFRAGDPPDPPRWKATLRCALNKSREFRLLLDGPRGSPAQPFRVYELCEEPPGGAEGGDEDDYGCSGEEDVSQLQKMTSLSIDDTQHRGDLLPPYPWSKEEAPTFASCCPSGRPFGPPPPALLQGEVGGTHGAPELLPSALAETGPPLGPPGPSSSCPVAPTEHLIPDLLVSPHMLPLTDLELKFQYRGRQVCALTVSNPHGCRLFHSSLEPTREQEELFGPLTLEQVPFPAPDTIPNEKQRFYTHQLLDVLDRGLILELQGQDLFALRLCQCKVFWTGPCASPQPGPNPIQRERRTKLFSLEGFLNGLIQFQKGQTPTPPPFEIFLCFGEEWPDQKPKEKKLITVQVVPVAARLLLEMFSGELSWSADSIPLQISHPDLKDRMVEQFKELHQLWQSHQRLPPAQPPPGPSAGAWALPPGPLPH; encoded by the exons ATGACAGCGAGCGCGACCAATCAAAGCTCGCAGAGGGACTCCGCGGTTCCCGCCCACCGCGGAGATCCCCGCGCGTCACGTGGAGAGCGAGATGGGCACCGAGTATGCAAATATATGCAAAGT GCCATGGACCCCCCCCGGCGGGTGCGCCTCAAGCCCTGGCTGGTGGCCCAGGTGAGCAGCCGGCGCTTCCCGGGGCTCCGCTGGCTCGACCCCGAGCGCCGACGCTTCGTCATCCCCTGGGGACACGCCACCAGGAACCCCCCGGGGGGACCCCAGGACCACGACACCATCTTCAAG GCGTGGGCGCAGGAGACGGGCCGGTTCCGGGCCGGGGACCCGCCGGACCCGCCGCGCTGGAAAGCCACGCTGCGCTGCGCCCTCAACAAGAGCCGCGAGTTCCGGCTGCTGCTGGACGGGCCCCGCGGCTCCCCGGCCCAACCCTTCCGCGTGTACGAGCTCTGCGAGGAGCCCCCCGGGGGCGCAG AGGGGGGGGATGAGGATGACTATGGCTGCAGCGGGGAGGAAGACGTCAGCCAG ctccagaagaTGACATCCCTGAGCATCGATG ACACGCAGCACAGGGGGGACCTGCTGCCCCCCTACCCCTGGTCCAAGGAGGAGGCCCCCACCtttgccagctgctgcccctcGGGAAGGCCCTTTGGGCCTCCCCCCCCAGCGCTGCTgcagggggaggtggggggcACCCATGGGgcccctgagctgctccccagTGCCCTCGCTGAGACGGGGCCCCCCCTGGGCCCCCCGGGACCCTCGTCCTCCTGCCCAGTGGCACCGACAGAGCACCTGATCCCTGACCTGCTCGTCAGCCCCCACATGCTGCCAC TGACTGACCTGGAGCTGAAGTTCCAGTACCGGGGCCGCCAGGTCTGCGCCCTCACCGTGAGCAACCCCCACGGCTGTCGGCTGttccacagcagcctggagccCACGCGCGAGCAGGAGGAGCTCTTCGGGCCCCTGACGCTGGAGCAGgtgcccttccctgctcccgACACCATTCCCAACGAGAAGCAGCGCTTCTACACCCACCAGCTGCTGGACGTGCTGGACCGAGGGCTCATCCTGGAGCTCCAGGGCCAGGATCTCTTCGCCCTCCGGCTCTGCCAGTGCAAGGTCTTCTGGACGGGGCCCTGTGCTTCTCCCCAGCCCGGCCCTAACCCCAttcagagggagaggaggaccAAGCTCTTCAGCCTCGAGGGCTTCCTCAACG GCCTCATCCAGTTCCAGAAGGGGCAGACCCCCACCCCGCCCCCCTTTGAGATCTTCCTCTGCTTTGGTGAGGAGTGGCCGGACCAGAAGCCCAAGGAGAAGAAGCTGATCACGGTGCAG GTGGTGCCGGTGGCGGcgcggctgctgctggagatgttCTCCGGGGAGCTGTCCTGGTCGGCCGACAGCATCCCGCTGCAGATCTCCCACCCCGACCTCAAGGACAGGATGGTGGAGCAGTTCAAGGAGCTGcaccagctctggcagagccaCCAGCGGCTGCCGCCAGCgcagcccccgcccggcccctcCGCGGGTGCCTGGGCGCTGCCCCCCGGCCCCCTGCCCCActga
- the IRF5 gene encoding interferon regulatory factor 5 isoform X6, translating to MTASATNQSSQRDSAVPAHRGDPRASRGERDGHRVCKYMQSAMDPPRRVRLKPWLVAQVSSRRFPGLRWLDPERRRFVIPWGHATRNPPGGPQDHDTIFKAWAQETGRFRAGDPPDPPRWKATLRCALNKSREFRLLLDGPRGSPAQPFRVYELCEEPPGGAEGGDEDDYGCSGEEDVSQLQKMTSLSIDVTDLELKFQYRGRQVCALTVSNPHGCRLFHSSLEPTREQEELFGPLTLEQVPFPAPDTIPNEKQRFYTHQLLDVLDRGLILELQGQDLFALRLCQCKVFWTGPCASPQPGPNPIQRERRTKLFSLEGFLNGLIQFQKGQTPTPPPFEIFLCFGEEWPDQKPKEKKLITVQVVPVAARLLLEMFSGELSWSADSIPLQISHPDLKDRMVEQFKELHQLWQSHQRLPPAQPPPGPSAGAWALPPGPLPH from the exons ATGACAGCGAGCGCGACCAATCAAAGCTCGCAGAGGGACTCCGCGGTTCCCGCCCACCGCGGAGATCCCCGCGCGTCACGTGGAGAGCGAGATGGGCACCGAGTATGCAAATATATGCAAAGT GCCATGGACCCCCCCCGGCGGGTGCGCCTCAAGCCCTGGCTGGTGGCCCAGGTGAGCAGCCGGCGCTTCCCGGGGCTCCGCTGGCTCGACCCCGAGCGCCGACGCTTCGTCATCCCCTGGGGACACGCCACCAGGAACCCCCCGGGGGGACCCCAGGACCACGACACCATCTTCAAG GCGTGGGCGCAGGAGACGGGCCGGTTCCGGGCCGGGGACCCGCCGGACCCGCCGCGCTGGAAAGCCACGCTGCGCTGCGCCCTCAACAAGAGCCGCGAGTTCCGGCTGCTGCTGGACGGGCCCCGCGGCTCCCCGGCCCAACCCTTCCGCGTGTACGAGCTCTGCGAGGAGCCCCCCGGGGGCGCAG AGGGGGGGGATGAGGATGACTATGGCTGCAGCGGGGAGGAAGACGTCAGCCAG ctccagaagaTGACATCCCTGAGCATCGATG TGACTGACCTGGAGCTGAAGTTCCAGTACCGGGGCCGCCAGGTCTGCGCCCTCACCGTGAGCAACCCCCACGGCTGTCGGCTGttccacagcagcctggagccCACGCGCGAGCAGGAGGAGCTCTTCGGGCCCCTGACGCTGGAGCAGgtgcccttccctgctcccgACACCATTCCCAACGAGAAGCAGCGCTTCTACACCCACCAGCTGCTGGACGTGCTGGACCGAGGGCTCATCCTGGAGCTCCAGGGCCAGGATCTCTTCGCCCTCCGGCTCTGCCAGTGCAAGGTCTTCTGGACGGGGCCCTGTGCTTCTCCCCAGCCCGGCCCTAACCCCAttcagagggagaggaggaccAAGCTCTTCAGCCTCGAGGGCTTCCTCAACG GCCTCATCCAGTTCCAGAAGGGGCAGACCCCCACCCCGCCCCCCTTTGAGATCTTCCTCTGCTTTGGTGAGGAGTGGCCGGACCAGAAGCCCAAGGAGAAGAAGCTGATCACGGTGCAG GTGGTGCCGGTGGCGGcgcggctgctgctggagatgttCTCCGGGGAGCTGTCCTGGTCGGCCGACAGCATCCCGCTGCAGATCTCCCACCCCGACCTCAAGGACAGGATGGTGGAGCAGTTCAAGGAGCTGcaccagctctggcagagccaCCAGCGGCTGCCGCCAGCgcagcccccgcccggcccctcCGCGGGTGCCTGGGCGCTGCCCCCCGGCCCCCTGCCCCActga
- the IRF5 gene encoding interferon regulatory factor 5 isoform X5: MTASATNQSSQRDSAVPAHRGDPRASRGERDGHRVCKYMQSAMDPPRRVRLKPWLVAQVSSRRFPGLRWLDPERRRFVIPWGHATRNPPGGPQDHDTIFKAWAQETGRFRAGDPPDPPRWKATLRCALNKSREFRLLLDGPRGSPAQPFRVYELCEEPPGGAEGGDEDDYGCSGEEDVSQLQKMTSLSIDDTQHRGDLLPPYPWSKEEAPTFASCCPSGRPFGPPPPALLQGEVGGTHGAPELLPSALAETGPPLGPPGPSSSCPVAPTEHLIPDLLVSPHMLPLTDLELKFQYRGRQVCALTVSNPHGCRLFHSSLEPTREQEELFGPLTLEQVPFPAPDTIPNEKQRFYTHQLLDVLDRGLILELQGQDLFALRLCQCKVFWTGPCASPQPGPNPIQRERRTKLFSLEGFLNGQRAMDWDGEASSSSRRGRPPPRPPLRSSSALVRSGRTRSPRRRS, from the exons ATGACAGCGAGCGCGACCAATCAAAGCTCGCAGAGGGACTCCGCGGTTCCCGCCCACCGCGGAGATCCCCGCGCGTCACGTGGAGAGCGAGATGGGCACCGAGTATGCAAATATATGCAAAGT GCCATGGACCCCCCCCGGCGGGTGCGCCTCAAGCCCTGGCTGGTGGCCCAGGTGAGCAGCCGGCGCTTCCCGGGGCTCCGCTGGCTCGACCCCGAGCGCCGACGCTTCGTCATCCCCTGGGGACACGCCACCAGGAACCCCCCGGGGGGACCCCAGGACCACGACACCATCTTCAAG GCGTGGGCGCAGGAGACGGGCCGGTTCCGGGCCGGGGACCCGCCGGACCCGCCGCGCTGGAAAGCCACGCTGCGCTGCGCCCTCAACAAGAGCCGCGAGTTCCGGCTGCTGCTGGACGGGCCCCGCGGCTCCCCGGCCCAACCCTTCCGCGTGTACGAGCTCTGCGAGGAGCCCCCCGGGGGCGCAG AGGGGGGGGATGAGGATGACTATGGCTGCAGCGGGGAGGAAGACGTCAGCCAG ctccagaagaTGACATCCCTGAGCATCGATG ACACGCAGCACAGGGGGGACCTGCTGCCCCCCTACCCCTGGTCCAAGGAGGAGGCCCCCACCtttgccagctgctgcccctcGGGAAGGCCCTTTGGGCCTCCCCCCCCAGCGCTGCTgcagggggaggtggggggcACCCATGGGgcccctgagctgctccccagTGCCCTCGCTGAGACGGGGCCCCCCCTGGGCCCCCCGGGACCCTCGTCCTCCTGCCCAGTGGCACCGACAGAGCACCTGATCCCTGACCTGCTCGTCAGCCCCCACATGCTGCCAC TGACTGACCTGGAGCTGAAGTTCCAGTACCGGGGCCGCCAGGTCTGCGCCCTCACCGTGAGCAACCCCCACGGCTGTCGGCTGttccacagcagcctggagccCACGCGCGAGCAGGAGGAGCTCTTCGGGCCCCTGACGCTGGAGCAGgtgcccttccctgctcccgACACCATTCCCAACGAGAAGCAGCGCTTCTACACCCACCAGCTGCTGGACGTGCTGGACCGAGGGCTCATCCTGGAGCTCCAGGGCCAGGATCTCTTCGCCCTCCGGCTCTGCCAGTGCAAGGTCTTCTGGACGGGGCCCTGTGCTTCTCCCCAGCCCGGCCCTAACCCCAttcagagggagaggaggaccAAGCTCTTCAGCCTCGAGGGCTTCCTCAACGGTCAGAGGGCAATGGATTGGGATGGAGAG GCCTCATCCAGTTCCAGAAGGGGCAGACCCCCACCCCGCCCCCCTTTGAGATCTTCCTCTGCTTTGGTGAGGAGTGGCCGGACCAGAAGCCCAAGGAGAAGAAGCTGA